The Paenibacillus sp. MBLB1832 genome has a window encoding:
- a CDS encoding NADH-quinone oxidoreductase subunit N, with product MHLLPELALVATALILSLLDLVLPNRVNRSIIGWLTLAGIAVSAVFVVLQLNPEEAIQLLNQSYRIDDFSNILKLCTLVGTGLIVFMSLGFVKEDAIPHVGEYYYFYLPAALGAMVMSSSGDLITLYVGLELLSITSYLLVAMKKKDQNSNEGSFKYLVMGGISSAIILYGMSFLYGMAGSTNLLEIGKALPSLVASYEPLLYVSFFLLLAGFGFKIAAAPFHSWAPDVYQGAPTPVTAFLAVVSKAAGFAILFRVFYVLFGFNNFGESHLQSDVFLAISVMAAVAMVVGNFVALKQTNMKRLLAYSGIANAGYLLVPIGTYFSATHYANFSEFIFYLIAYLFMNIGAFAVLMIIEQAEGHTEGKGFAGLYYRAPLTAVAMVLLILSLAGIPLSGGFFGKLYIILGTMQTQQYWLGSLMIATSVVSFYYYFSIVRQMFMRSDYEPAAIKVSAPLGITVWLCALISVALGVVPHMVLKAIESIFTLTKDFIIS from the coding sequence ATGCATCTGCTCCCTGAGCTTGCGCTGGTCGCGACCGCGCTTATCCTATCTCTCTTGGATTTGGTGCTGCCTAATCGCGTGAATCGTTCGATCATTGGTTGGTTGACGCTTGCGGGTATTGCGGTTTCTGCGGTCTTCGTGGTGCTGCAACTGAACCCAGAGGAAGCGATTCAGCTGCTGAATCAGAGCTATCGCATCGACGATTTCTCGAATATTTTGAAATTATGTACGTTAGTCGGTACGGGACTCATCGTCTTCATGAGCCTCGGCTTCGTGAAAGAAGATGCGATCCCGCATGTCGGCGAATACTATTACTTCTATTTGCCTGCTGCGCTAGGCGCGATGGTAATGTCCTCTTCGGGGGATCTGATCACCCTGTACGTAGGCTTGGAATTGCTGAGCATCACGTCTTACCTGCTCGTTGCCATGAAGAAGAAGGATCAAAACTCCAACGAAGGCTCCTTCAAGTATTTGGTTATGGGCGGGATTTCCTCGGCCATCATCTTGTACGGCATGTCCTTCCTCTATGGCATGGCGGGCTCGACCAATTTGCTTGAAATTGGTAAAGCATTGCCTTCTCTTGTAGCGTCGTATGAGCCGCTGCTCTACGTGTCGTTCTTCCTGCTGCTGGCAGGCTTCGGCTTCAAAATCGCCGCGGCCCCATTCCACAGCTGGGCACCAGACGTGTATCAAGGCGCGCCGACGCCAGTGACAGCCTTCTTGGCTGTTGTGTCCAAAGCAGCTGGCTTCGCCATTTTGTTCCGCGTGTTCTACGTGCTGTTCGGGTTTAACAACTTCGGCGAATCGCATCTGCAGTCTGACGTGTTCTTGGCGATCTCCGTCATGGCGGCCGTTGCGATGGTCGTGGGAAATTTCGTTGCGTTGAAGCAAACGAACATGAAACGATTGCTTGCCTACTCAGGGATTGCGAATGCGGGCTATCTGCTCGTGCCCATTGGGACGTATTTCTCGGCAACGCATTATGCCAACTTCTCCGAGTTCATTTTTTACTTGATCGCTTACCTGTTTATGAACATCGGCGCCTTCGCGGTGCTAATGATTATTGAACAAGCCGAAGGCCACACAGAGGGCAAGGGCTTCGCAGGGCTTTACTATCGCGCGCCATTAACAGCGGTCGCGATGGTGCTGCTGATTCTCTCCTTAGCGGGCATTCCGCTATCTGGCGGATTCTTCGGAAAGCTGTACATCATTTTAGGTACGATGCAGACGCAACAGTATTGGCTAGGGTCGTTGATGATCGCGACCAGCGTCGTCTCGTTCTACTATTATTTCAGCATTGTCCGTCAAATGTTCATGCGCAGCGACTATGAGCCTGCCGCGATCAAAGTGTCCGCTCCATTAGGGATTACCGTCTGGTTGTGTGCGCTCATCAGCGTGGCGCTCGGCGTTGTTCCACATATGGTGCTGAAAGCCATTGAAAGCATTTTTACATTGACGAAGGATTTTATCATTTCGTAA
- a CDS encoding S8 family serine peptidase, which produces MIDKRKIGVMVLMLFVLGLSVFAANAEAAYKPSTDPMRVKQTYLDMIRLDQAWAAAGDSRSPIVVAVVDTGVDLRHPDLIGNLVEGANLLQPSQKPNDDNGHGTNVAGLIAAVMNNDKGITGIAPNAKIMPIKALESDGTGGEAKLGEGIKYAVDHGAKIVVLSLGLNKYSDYLASIVQYAEDHNVLLVAAVGNESTSVKYPAAYPTALAVGGVRPDKQPDPRSNNGPELDLMAPWDVYTTAMGGGYQYQDGSSMAAPQVAAAAALVWGKYPAMTAYQVRSQLEQSAQDLLTKGWDAQTGYGLLNIEKALTDPYKQDRFEPNDGVGQAASLPNHTAVKANLSSGSDQDWYAIDAAYDGAIQLWVQPEEGGSIRATFDSGQSFRASREDGDTQPFTVTVTKGRTYVKLENVDRNRKTALNYELGTDFVIYTDPFEDNDKQYKAFTLPERSQTIRGTFHEKGDLDWFALILEHSGTMRIRLSTDTGRIDPMLLIQKEGEKATTIDQAEDGGIEISPLMEVLPGQYYIRVSNTKDYSGPITGEYALEIEYTPKLIDPNEPNDKSYQATFAAMNAGYEGVFHRNEDVDWFEFRLDSESLAQVRLTNIPVSRTLYATLYNSSLDELGTYRSESGSDQLNFEKPLKEGIYYIKLQANQWFMSQMYRLQLNSYGLVSGYVDIAGHWAQGAISQMTEQGVISGYGNYQFAPNQSITRAEAATVLSHALHLTKRDELRFTDVAASHWAYADIAKAVQASIVEGYPDGTFDPDGKLTRMEMAQMLARAMNMTGKRRGNSPFSDVSESYWGVGILKQMSADGWVSGFPDGTFRPEEQATRAEFVTMLAKVINR; this is translated from the coding sequence ATGATAGATAAACGCAAAATAGGGGTCATGGTACTCATGCTGTTCGTCCTCGGACTCAGCGTGTTCGCAGCGAATGCGGAGGCGGCTTATAAGCCCTCCACAGATCCGATGCGAGTGAAACAGACGTACTTGGATATGATTCGTCTGGATCAAGCTTGGGCAGCTGCTGGGGATTCACGCTCACCGATTGTGGTGGCCGTTGTGGATACGGGCGTTGACTTGCGTCATCCTGATTTGATCGGCAATTTGGTGGAGGGAGCCAATCTGCTTCAACCGAGCCAGAAGCCTAATGATGACAATGGACATGGAACCAATGTTGCTGGCTTGATCGCCGCTGTGATGAATAATGATAAAGGGATTACAGGCATCGCGCCGAACGCTAAGATCATGCCGATTAAGGCGCTGGAATCCGATGGAACCGGCGGCGAAGCGAAGCTGGGTGAAGGCATTAAATACGCCGTCGATCATGGCGCGAAGATTGTTGTGCTTTCCCTTGGATTGAACAAATATTCGGATTACTTAGCAAGTATTGTCCAGTATGCCGAGGATCATAATGTATTATTAGTTGCCGCCGTTGGCAATGAAAGCACGAGTGTAAAATATCCGGCTGCTTACCCTACCGCATTGGCGGTAGGCGGCGTTCGTCCCGATAAACAGCCGGACCCGCGTTCCAACAATGGTCCCGAGCTTGATTTGATGGCGCCTTGGGACGTGTATACGACCGCCATGGGCGGCGGCTATCAGTATCAAGACGGCAGTTCCATGGCAGCGCCGCAGGTAGCCGCGGCAGCGGCATTGGTCTGGGGCAAATACCCAGCGATGACCGCGTATCAAGTGCGGTCGCAGCTGGAGCAAAGCGCGCAGGATTTGCTGACCAAAGGCTGGGATGCCCAGACGGGCTACGGCTTGTTGAACATTGAGAAAGCGTTGACTGATCCCTACAAGCAAGATCGTTTCGAACCCAATGATGGGGTGGGGCAAGCGGCTTCCTTACCGAATCATACCGCCGTGAAGGCGAATCTGAGCTCAGGGTCAGATCAGGATTGGTACGCTATTGATGCAGCCTATGATGGCGCCATTCAATTGTGGGTGCAGCCCGAGGAGGGCGGCAGCATACGTGCCACCTTCGATTCGGGGCAGAGCTTCAGAGCCAGCCGTGAGGATGGCGATACACAGCCTTTCACCGTAACGGTGACCAAAGGGCGCACGTATGTGAAGCTGGAGAACGTTGATCGTAATCGGAAGACCGCATTGAATTATGAGCTGGGGACCGACTTCGTTATTTATACCGATCCCTTCGAGGATAATGATAAGCAGTACAAAGCGTTTACCTTGCCAGAGCGCAGCCAGACGATTCGAGGAACATTCCATGAGAAAGGCGATCTCGACTGGTTCGCGTTAATACTGGAGCATTCAGGTACGATGCGGATTCGTCTGTCCACAGATACAGGCCGAATCGATCCGATGCTCCTCATCCAGAAGGAAGGGGAGAAGGCGACGACGATCGATCAAGCGGAGGATGGTGGTATTGAAATCAGCCCGCTCATGGAGGTGCTTCCAGGGCAGTATTACATTCGTGTCAGCAATACGAAGGATTATTCCGGGCCCATTACGGGTGAATATGCGCTGGAAATCGAATATACACCGAAGTTGATTGATCCGAACGAGCCCAATGATAAATCGTATCAGGCTACCTTTGCCGCGATGAATGCGGGTTATGAAGGTGTTTTTCACAGGAATGAAGATGTCGATTGGTTCGAATTCCGCTTGGATTCGGAGAGTTTGGCACAAGTGAGACTTACGAATATTCCAGTTTCCCGAACGCTGTACGCGACGTTATACAACAGTTCTCTTGACGAGCTAGGGACCTATCGAAGTGAAAGTGGCTCCGATCAACTTAATTTCGAAAAACCTTTAAAAGAAGGCATATACTATATCAAGCTGCAAGCGAATCAATGGTTCATGAGTCAAATGTATCGTTTGCAGTTGAATAGCTACGGTCTTGTCAGCGGGTATGTCGATATTGCTGGGCATTGGGCGCAGGGAGCCATCAGTCAGATGACGGAGCAAGGGGTGATAAGCGGCTATGGCAATTATCAGTTTGCACCGAATCAGTCTATTACGAGAGCAGAGGCGGCTACCGTGCTGTCACACGCGCTGCATTTAACCAAGCGCGATGAGCTGCGCTTTACGGATGTTGCCGCTTCCCATTGGGCGTATGCGGACATCGCCAAAGCTGTTCAAGCGTCAATCGTGGAGGGATATCCCGACGGCACGTTCGACCCAGACGGCAAGCTAACCCGCATGGAAATGGCGCAAATGCTTGCGCGCGCGATGAACATGACTGGAAAGCGGCGAGGCAATTCCCCTTTTAGCGATGTTAGCGAGTCATATTGGGGTGTTGGTATTCTGAAGCAAATGTCGGCGGATGGATGGGTCAGCGGGTTTCCTGACGGTACATTCCGTCCTGAAGAGCAAGCGACACGGGCTGAGTTCGTAACCATGCTGGCGAAAGTAATAAATCGGTAA
- a CDS encoding DUF1146 domain-containing protein, with translation MGEADQWSGLAQYASLMNIVNITVYIVCIGLAWWSLQSFRFDILLKRPKAAQAIMLQILLAIGLGHLVASFFIQYLGLSMSFSRLF, from the coding sequence ATGGGCGAAGCAGATCAATGGAGTGGACTGGCGCAATATGCGTCATTGATGAATATAGTAAATATAACGGTCTACATCGTATGCATTGGTCTGGCCTGGTGGTCGCTGCAGTCGTTCCGCTTCGATATCTTGCTCAAAAGGCCCAAAGCCGCACAGGCGATCATGCTGCAGATTCTTCTTGCCATTGGACTGGGGCATTTGGTGGCTAGCTTTTTCATTCAATATTTGGGACTGTCCATGAGCTTTAGCCGTTTATTTTGA
- the murA gene encoding UDP-N-acetylglucosamine 1-carboxyvinyltransferase, producing the protein MSKIIVRGGRKLAGNVKINGAKNAVLPIIAASILGSEGESVIHDAPPLDDVLVINKVLQSLGIGVEYNRQTIRVKAAHITTCEASYDLVRKMRASFLVMGPLLARLGQARISLPGGCAIGTRPIDQHLKGFEAMGADIELGQGFIEARVKGRLKGAKIYLDVASVGATENIMMAATLAEGTTTIENAAKEPEIVDLANYLNAMGAVIRGAGTGVIRIEGVEKLRGAVHTVIPDRVEAGTYMIAAAITGSELYMEGAIGDHLRPVISKMQEMGVTIEEDENGIRVRATGPLRAVDVKTLPYPGFPTDMQSQMMALLMVADGTSLVTETVFENRFMHVEEFANMNASIKVDGRTAIVSGNSKLRGAKVCATDLRAGAALILAALAAEGETEITGVHHIDRGYVDITDVLRELGADIHRSVPQEIEQEAAELGFFNVQPTLA; encoded by the coding sequence ATGAGCAAAATTATCGTCCGCGGTGGTCGAAAGTTAGCTGGCAATGTGAAAATTAACGGAGCAAAGAATGCGGTACTGCCGATTATTGCAGCTTCCATTCTGGGGTCGGAAGGTGAAAGCGTCATCCATGATGCGCCTCCCCTTGACGATGTACTAGTCATCAATAAAGTGTTGCAAAGTTTGGGGATTGGCGTCGAATATAATCGTCAGACCATTCGAGTGAAGGCAGCGCATATTACAACCTGTGAAGCTTCTTATGATCTCGTTCGTAAAATGAGAGCCTCGTTCCTCGTGATGGGTCCTTTGTTAGCTAGACTGGGTCAAGCGAGAATCTCGCTTCCTGGCGGCTGTGCGATCGGCACAAGACCGATTGACCAGCATCTCAAAGGCTTTGAAGCAATGGGTGCTGATATTGAACTGGGTCAAGGTTTTATCGAAGCAAGAGTGAAAGGGCGCCTGAAGGGTGCCAAGATTTATTTGGATGTAGCCAGTGTAGGCGCAACCGAGAATATCATGATGGCAGCAACCCTCGCAGAGGGAACAACCACCATTGAGAATGCGGCGAAAGAGCCGGAAATCGTGGATTTGGCGAATTACCTGAATGCGATGGGCGCTGTGATACGCGGTGCGGGCACGGGTGTTATTCGTATTGAAGGTGTTGAAAAGCTGCGCGGTGCCGTACATACGGTTATTCCAGATCGCGTTGAAGCGGGCACGTACATGATTGCTGCCGCGATTACAGGCAGTGAGCTCTACATGGAAGGTGCAATCGGCGACCATTTGCGTCCTGTTATTTCCAAAATGCAGGAGATGGGCGTCACGATTGAAGAAGACGAGAACGGTATTCGTGTGCGCGCAACAGGACCGCTTCGCGCTGTTGATGTGAAAACACTGCCGTACCCAGGCTTCCCAACCGATATGCAGTCGCAGATGATGGCGCTGCTGATGGTGGCGGACGGAACGAGCCTTGTAACGGAGACGGTATTCGAGAACCGATTCATGCATGTGGAGGAGTTCGCGAATATGAATGCAAGCATTAAAGTGGATGGACGTACAGCCATTGTGAGCGGGAACTCCAAACTTCGCGGTGCGAAGGTATGTGCAACAGACCTGCGTGCTGGCGCAGCGTTGATCCTCGCAGCCTTGGCTGCGGAGGGTGAGACCGAAATTACGGGCGTTCACCATATTGATCGCGGCTATGTGGATATTACAGACGTACTGCGTGAACTAGGCGCTGATATTCATCGCTCGGTACCGCAAGAGATCGAACAAGAGGCAGCGGAGCTTGGCTTTTTTAATGTTCAGCCGACGCTTGCTTAA
- the spoIID gene encoding stage II sporulation protein D, with the protein MFKKKRVLRVRKEVILWMAVCLSSMLCVTIIVPGLLVNKISNSEVSPAPVLNSELQGASSEQGLMIPVYLTKQAKVQTVPLEQYVRGVLAAEMPVEFELEALKAQAMAARTYVVRRVLEKDYSNMPVQDALVTDTTAHQAYLTDQELKEKWVKGSYEANMAKIDRAVNETKDQILTYAHEPINATFFSTSNGYTENSEEYWPFKSPYLRSVPSPWDIKLSSHYQESVTLSYKTMLQKLGVPSIATTDTSAKGMKVLKWSTGHRILSMTIGGKLFSGREVREKLGLASSQFAWKWSGSQITITTYGYGHGVGLSQWGANGMAKEGKTAEDIVTYYYTGISIEKASSYLQKS; encoded by the coding sequence ATGTTCAAAAAGAAACGCGTCCTGCGAGTAAGAAAAGAAGTCATCCTGTGGATGGCTGTTTGCTTATCTTCCATGTTGTGTGTCACTATCATCGTGCCTGGATTGCTAGTCAACAAGATTTCAAACAGCGAAGTGAGCCCCGCTCCCGTATTAAACAGTGAACTTCAAGGGGCTAGCAGCGAGCAAGGGCTCATGATCCCCGTCTATTTAACGAAGCAAGCGAAAGTACAAACCGTTCCGCTAGAGCAGTATGTAAGAGGCGTACTTGCCGCAGAAATGCCAGTTGAATTCGAGCTGGAGGCACTGAAGGCACAGGCCATGGCCGCGAGAACGTATGTGGTGCGGCGCGTGCTAGAGAAGGATTATAGCAACATGCCTGTCCAAGATGCGCTAGTTACCGATACGACTGCTCATCAAGCTTATCTCACCGATCAAGAACTGAAAGAGAAGTGGGTCAAGGGCTCATATGAGGCGAATATGGCGAAGATCGATAGAGCAGTGAATGAAACCAAAGATCAAATCCTCACATACGCGCATGAGCCGATTAATGCCACTTTTTTCTCAACAAGCAATGGCTATACCGAGAATTCGGAAGAGTACTGGCCGTTCAAGAGCCCCTACCTCCGCAGTGTGCCAAGTCCCTGGGATATTAAGCTGTCCTCCCACTATCAAGAGAGTGTCACGCTCAGCTATAAGACGATGCTTCAGAAATTAGGTGTGCCTAGCATTGCAACGACGGATACGAGTGCCAAAGGTATGAAAGTGCTCAAGTGGTCAACGGGGCATCGAATTCTAAGTATGACGATCGGGGGTAAACTATTTTCGGGACGCGAGGTGCGGGAAAAGCTAGGCTTAGCCTCTTCACAATTTGCGTGGAAATGGTCAGGCTCTCAAATTACGATCACGACCTACGGGTACGGGCATGGTGTGGGTCTTAGTCAGTGGGGCGCTAACGGGATGGCGAAAGAAGGGAAGACGGCGGAAGATATCGTAACCTATTACTACACAGGCATCTCTATCGAAAAAGCATCCTCCTATCTGCAAAAATCGTAA
- a CDS encoding M23 family metallopeptidase: MSDNNKGFQKEEAPKTVQGAQSSTSAWKRLLAKKWVFPATYVAAAAIILTLMWVYQGAGTKTVSQEDLGIKVSSNEQTDNPKAPHDGAVAVNGRTEALQWPVKDRAAVETGIPFYDTNASADVKKAALIEYIDGTLTPHTALDLKAKDGAAFDVLAALGGKVTAVDNNPVVGNLVEITHANGLISIYQSLSDVKVTKGTEVKTGDIIAKAGKNDFEKEESVHLHFEVRQASDNAALNPDNLLNAKQ, from the coding sequence ATGAGTGATAATAACAAAGGTTTTCAGAAGGAAGAAGCTCCTAAAACTGTTCAAGGAGCACAAAGTTCAACATCTGCATGGAAGAGGTTGCTTGCTAAGAAGTGGGTATTCCCAGCGACGTATGTGGCAGCAGCAGCAATTATCTTAACCTTAATGTGGGTGTACCAGGGAGCAGGAACGAAAACAGTCAGCCAAGAAGATCTGGGTATTAAGGTTAGCAGCAATGAACAAACCGATAATCCGAAAGCGCCTCATGATGGTGCTGTTGCGGTTAACGGAAGAACCGAAGCATTGCAATGGCCTGTTAAAGACAGAGCAGCTGTCGAAACGGGGATTCCGTTCTACGACACGAATGCATCGGCAGATGTGAAGAAAGCGGCGTTGATTGAGTATATCGACGGTACACTGACTCCGCACACCGCGCTTGACTTAAAAGCCAAAGACGGCGCAGCATTTGATGTGCTTGCAGCTCTTGGCGGTAAAGTAACTGCCGTGGATAACAACCCGGTTGTTGGTAATTTGGTCGAAATCACACATGCAAACGGCTTGATCTCCATTTATCAAAGCTTGAGCGACGTGAAAGTGACCAAAGGCACAGAAGTGAAGACAGGCGACATCATCGCGAAAGCTGGCAAAAATGACTTCGAGAAAGAAGAAAGCGTACACTTACACTTCGAGGTTCGCCAAGCAAGCGACAACGCAGCGCTCAACCCAGATAATCTGTTGAACGCGAAGCAATAA
- the spoIIID gene encoding sporulation transcriptional regulator SpoIIID — protein MHDYIKERTIKIGTCIVETKNTVRTIAKEFGVSKSTVHKDLTERLPEINPDLANQVKHILEYHKSIRHLRGGEATKIKYRKTRSPKLSESLVTVKS, from the coding sequence GTGCACGATTACATCAAAGAGCGAACCATTAAAATTGGTACCTGTATCGTCGAGACCAAGAATACGGTTCGCACCATTGCTAAGGAATTCGGCGTTTCCAAAAGCACGGTGCACAAGGATTTGACGGAAAGACTACCGGAAATCAACCCGGACCTGGCTAATCAGGTGAAGCACATTCTGGAGTATCACAAGTCCATTCGACACCTTAGGGGAGGAGAAGCGACGAAAATCAAGTATCGTAAGACCCGCAGTCCGAAGCTTTCCGAAAGCCTGGTTACGGTCAAGTCCTAA
- the mreB gene encoding rod shape-determining protein, producing the protein MFSKDIGIDLGTANVLIHVKGRGVVLDEPSVVAIESDTKRVLAVGEEAFRMVGRTPGNIIAIRPLKDGVIADFDITEMMLKHFIAKVGGKNWYSHPRILICAPTNITSVEQKAIREAAERSGAREVFMEEEPKAAAIGAGMDIFQPSGNMVVDIGGGTTDVAVLSMGDIVTSSSIKIAGDKFDMAIMKYIKNKYKLLIGERTSEDIKLKIGTVYPHGRDQEMDIRGRDMVSGLPLTITIHSSEVQEALWDPVSSIVTAAKSVLERTPPELSADIIDRGVILTGGGALLHGLDQLLADELKVPVLIAEDPMSCVVKGTGIMLDNLDKVSKRKYN; encoded by the coding sequence ATGTTCAGCAAGGATATTGGAATAGATCTTGGCACGGCAAACGTGCTTATTCACGTCAAGGGTCGCGGTGTTGTACTGGATGAGCCATCCGTAGTTGCCATTGAAAGCGATACGAAACGCGTACTGGCTGTAGGGGAAGAAGCTTTCCGCATGGTAGGCAGAACGCCTGGCAACATTATCGCGATTCGTCCATTGAAGGACGGCGTTATCGCAGACTTTGACATTACGGAAATGATGTTAAAGCATTTCATCGCGAAAGTAGGGGGCAAGAACTGGTACTCTCACCCGAGAATCCTGATTTGCGCCCCTACCAACATTACGTCGGTTGAGCAGAAGGCTATTCGCGAAGCAGCAGAGCGCAGCGGTGCCCGCGAGGTATTTATGGAAGAAGAACCGAAGGCAGCAGCAATTGGTGCAGGTATGGACATTTTCCAACCCAGCGGTAACATGGTTGTTGATATTGGCGGAGGGACGACGGACGTTGCGGTCCTATCAATGGGCGACATCGTCACCTCCTCCTCCATCAAGATTGCCGGCGATAAATTCGATATGGCGATCATGAAGTATATCAAAAATAAGTACAAGCTGTTGATCGGTGAAAGGACAAGCGAAGATATTAAGTTGAAAATCGGAACGGTATATCCTCATGGTCGTGACCAAGAGATGGATATTCGCGGAAGAGACATGGTGTCTGGACTTCCTCTGACAATCACAATCCACTCCAGCGAAGTACAAGAAGCGCTGTGGGATCCGGTTTCATCCATTGTAACTGCAGCGAAGAGTGTATTGGAGCGGACACCGCCAGAGCTTTCAGCGGACATTATTGACCGCGGGGTGATTCTGACAGGCGGCGGCGCTTTGCTGCACGGTCTGGATCAATTGCTTGCTGACGAGTTGAAAGTGCCTGTCTTGATTGCCGAAGACCCAATGTCCTGTGTGGTAAAAGGGACAGGTATTATGCTAGACAACCTTGATAAAGTATCGAAACGCAAATATAACTAA
- a CDS encoding flagellar hook-basal body protein, protein MLRGLYTAAAGMISEQRRHDTITNNIANLNSPGFKQGNALSRSFPEMLISTIRGGQGASPAPLGKMSLGVFSEESISVHTQGDLQETNNPFDFALVSNIQVPGVTFDTTGKYVNADGERTFQPQALFTVLNAKGEQRYSLNGKFTVDAAGQLVNANGEQVVGRDGQPIVLLDGNGQPISSFKVTDKGQFLDADGRPILNAAGQQMGLMLSRAENPNLLLREGNGLLRINPGDEATVTQVGLGDQVEVRQGYVERSNVDSAQSMVDMMSALRAYEANQKVIQSYDKSMDKAANDVGRV, encoded by the coding sequence ATGTTAAGAGGATTGTATACCGCGGCGGCAGGGATGATTTCAGAACAACGCAGGCACGATACGATTACGAATAATATTGCCAACTTAAATTCGCCAGGTTTTAAACAAGGCAATGCTTTGTCGCGTTCGTTTCCCGAAATGCTAATCTCGACGATTCGCGGTGGACAAGGCGCCTCACCTGCACCGCTTGGGAAGATGAGCTTGGGTGTGTTCTCGGAGGAGAGCATATCCGTACATACGCAAGGGGACTTGCAGGAAACGAATAATCCGTTCGACTTCGCGCTTGTATCGAACATTCAAGTGCCTGGAGTGACATTTGATACGACAGGCAAGTACGTGAATGCAGACGGCGAGCGTACGTTCCAGCCTCAGGCGTTGTTTACCGTACTGAATGCGAAGGGTGAACAGCGGTATTCCTTGAACGGAAAGTTTACGGTCGATGCGGCGGGCCAGCTTGTGAATGCCAATGGGGAACAAGTTGTGGGACGGGATGGACAACCTATCGTGTTATTGGACGGAAATGGACAACCCATTAGTTCCTTCAAAGTAACAGATAAAGGCCAGTTTCTTGATGCCGATGGACGTCCTATTCTGAATGCGGCGGGACAGCAGATGGGCTTGATGCTGTCGCGTGCAGAGAATCCGAATCTGCTTCTACGTGAGGGGAACGGGCTGCTTCGTATTAATCCTGGGGATGAAGCTACCGTCACACAAGTGGGTCTCGGCGATCAAGTTGAAGTCCGTCAGGGGTACGTGGAACGCTCTAACGTGGATTCCGCGCAATCGATGGTTGATATGATGTCGGCACTGCGTGCATATGAAGCGAATCAGAAAGTTATTCAATCCTATGATAAAAGTATGGACAAAGCGGCGAATGACGTAGGACGCGTCTAA
- a CDS encoding flagellar hook-basal body protein, with protein sequence MNNSMINSSVSMHSLQQKLDILSNNIANVNTNGFKKKEASFEDVLTNVQAQPEGFRSQGRFSPLGFNQGWGSRLVQIQTNLAQGPIQSTGNLTDFAIQGEGLFEVSVSKLDENGNPVFQPAWTRNGAFSLTPDGNGGTVLTTKEGRFITGTDGNPIHVPVGYRPSVEKDGTIQGYNEQDPAAAPIRLGQIKLVRVVRPQLLEDVGENLYALPAGITAEEKANILQDLNGVAGTGANRVSLMQGFLEQSNVTLSDEMTDLVIVQRALQLNSRAITSSDQMMGMANNLRA encoded by the coding sequence ATGAACAACTCCATGATTAACTCATCGGTATCCATGCATAGCTTACAGCAGAAGCTGGATATTCTCTCCAACAACATTGCCAATGTCAATACGAACGGCTTCAAGAAGAAAGAAGCTTCGTTCGAGGACGTGCTGACGAATGTACAAGCGCAGCCTGAGGGCTTCCGTTCACAAGGTCGCTTCTCTCCGCTCGGCTTTAACCAAGGCTGGGGTTCGAGGCTCGTACAGATTCAAACGAATCTGGCACAAGGACCAATTCAGTCGACAGGCAACTTAACCGACTTCGCCATCCAAGGCGAGGGATTATTCGAAGTCTCGGTCAGCAAGCTGGACGAGAACGGCAATCCTGTGTTTCAGCCCGCATGGACACGGAATGGGGCGTTCAGCCTAACGCCGGATGGCAATGGCGGAACGGTCCTTACGACCAAAGAGGGACGATTCATCACGGGTACCGACGGCAATCCGATTCATGTGCCTGTTGGTTATCGCCCATCCGTTGAGAAGGACGGTACGATTCAAGGTTACAATGAACAGGATCCGGCGGCAGCCCCTATTAGATTAGGACAAATTAAGCTAGTTCGTGTTGTACGTCCGCAGTTGCTTGAAGACGTAGGGGAGAACCTCTATGCGCTCCCAGCAGGGATTACAGCGGAGGAGAAAGCGAATATCTTGCAGGATCTCAATGGAGTGGCGGGCACAGGAGCGAATCGCGTCAGCTTAATGCAGGGCTTCTTGGAGCAATCGAATGTGACCCTCTCCGATGAAATGACGGACTTGGTCATCGTGCAGCGCGCACTTCAGCTGAATTCAAGAGCGATCACATCGTCCGACCAGATGATGGGCATGGCCAACAATTTGCGCGCTTGA
- a CDS encoding DNA-directed RNA polymerase subunit beta: MVDKPAPVKKKERPKWLQITWLIFKIIRIPVLCVLAIYIGLWVGYTKMGHQPSSEIMHISTWRHLYDLVFAN, from the coding sequence ATGGTAGACAAGCCTGCTCCAGTCAAGAAGAAGGAGCGGCCGAAATGGCTGCAGATTACTTGGCTTATTTTCAAAATCATACGGATCCCCGTTCTGTGCGTGTTGGCCATCTATATTGGGTTATGGGTCGGCTATACGAAGATGGGGCATCAGCCCTCCTCAGAAATTATGCATATCAGCACATGGCGGCATTTATATGATCTCGTTTTTGCTAATTAA